The following proteins come from a genomic window of Bradysia coprophila strain Holo2 unplaced genomic scaffold, BU_Bcop_v1 contig_138, whole genome shotgun sequence:
- the LOC119073244 gene encoding uncharacterized protein LOC119073244: MTSVQQLLQQIANGITELKQDVTAIQRTLVRMEAGTMQPPCRTRRRSASRATQTWPGQQPNQQAHRFAPYQSGPSNQPVPSSSRNSSSVAMQAQPVPSSSRNSSSVAIQAAGPAEIRLSNMRRVLNKAADTPIPRTICINHKRFGKATDIRRCPDWCTMRNPAPANPPMDNELDISDAENLPPPLLPEPMERNAIPTAEEMSLELENELLNLSE, from the coding sequence atgactTCAGTTCAACAACTTTTGCAACAAATTGCAAACGGTATTACTGAACTCAAACAAGATGTTACCGCCATCCAGCGAACTTTAGTTCGTATGGAAGCCGGCACTATGCAGCCGCCCTGCCGTACAAGACGCCGTTCCGCATCTCGAGCCACACAGACTTGGCCTGGACAACAACCAAATCAACAGGCCCACCGCTTTGCCCCGTATCAAAGTGGCCCTTCCAATCAGCCAGTACCATCGTCGTCTCGAAATTCATCCTCCGTCGCAATGCAAGCTCAGCCAGTACCATCGTCGTCTCGAAATTCATCATCCGTTGCAATACAAGCTGCTGGTCCCGCCGAAATTCGTCTATCCAATATGCGCCGTGTTTTGAACAAGGCAGCCGACACACCAATACCCAGAACCATTTGCATAAACCACAAAAGGTTTGGAAAGGCAACAGACATCCGGCGATGCCCCGATTGGTGCACTATGCGCAATCCAGCTCCCGCAAATCCACCGATGGACAATGAACTGGACATATCTGATGCGGAAAACTTACCACCACCATTGTTACCCGAACCGATGGAACGAAATGCCATTCCAACTGCCGAAGAAATGAGTTTGGAACTCGAAAATGAACTATTAAATCTTTCAGAATAG